One Rissa tridactyla isolate bRisTri1 chromosome 4, bRisTri1.patW.cur.20221130, whole genome shotgun sequence DNA window includes the following coding sequences:
- the B4GALNT4 gene encoding N-acetyl-beta-glucosaminyl-glycoprotein 4-beta-N-acetylgalactosaminyltransferase 1 — translation MPRLPVKKLRKQLKLLLLLVLLTFAVWFTYLHISLVRQGRALRLHFAYGRDGERLGEVTDPGRRPAAAQASARQRKAEDSSESREEEPMNDGQDLDGWFSRGQRSDRAPTHPNLNLTKQPLPWSEQYKGKANLHVFEDWCGGAVRHLRKNLHFPLFPHTRTTVKKLAVSPKWKNYGLRIFGYIHPFKDADFQFSVASDDNSEFWLSSDDSPSNSRLAAFVGKLGTEWTAPGEFTKFSSQVSKPLRLMSSRRYYFELLHKQDDRGSDHVEVGWRVFLPSLKFEVIDSSCISLYTDESSLKMNHVEHIPQTLASHSGSYLWEAQQDEHGADMLKPDPRDTFFLTPSIEASRVENVLVPCAYSPTYVVKDFPIARYQGLQFVYLSFVYPNDFTRLTHMETENKCFYRESPLYLEKFGFYKYMKMDEEEEDPRQRAFLFLSPDNFLEDEEEEEEEGVDSPEPTDPLPEAKEKSFGPVPGAKGKETPPVTGDYGDDLDYYSFRRRQGQAREETSTPGQPARWSQASASPAAVPKDLHGQEDAGPTPEQVRGRMLSWLPQDPGEGEEDELGLLASSKHGRALSLQPHLSAPIFGGKARTPGPSKAGAAREDKKPRKAQEKVYVTRLQPGKRKAPAQEPVFPGIFLYPKPLKKVHLRSRTPQKHPIASSKLRAIPGRRSPWFLSNISKERDPARRKSMRAGGRRWERPSKPGTERRVLPSLLSLGTEGLFSRETHEDTTPAPGRTVATTDYNSSEATRSEGTRVTSFLKMSETTASQQEEGKGQEEEEEEEEEEVSDYSYETGELQQSWLEDSINWQRTFSVSSVDFELLRSDWNDLRCNVSGNLQLSESEVVDVVAQYMEKLNEKNGGIYTLLRIVNVEKRRDTARGNRYLLELELAERGQRTVRLSEYVYVLLHQGKQDDSAEANPEGPALGATEPQPSAWSILYGKPILCRPLRLSWKQDVMVHFVVPVKNQARWVQQFISDMARLYVATKDANFNVILVDFDSDDMDVEKALRDAQLPRYQYLRRTGNFERSAGLQAGVDTVEDGHSIVFLCDLHIHFPPNILDSIRKHCVEGKLAYAPIVMRLSCGSSPREPNGYWEVNGFGLFGIYKSDFDRVGGMNTEEFRDRWGGEDWELLDRVLQSGLEVERLRLRNFYHYYHSKRGMWNARSKKPPKD, via the exons ATGGCGAGCGGCTGGGGGAGGTGACTGatcccggccggcggccggcagcgGCCCAGGCATCGGCGCGGCAGAGGAAAGCTGAGGACTCCAGCGAGAGCCGCGAGGAGGAGCCGATG AATGACGGGCAGGACTTGGACGGCTGGTTTTCCAGAGGCCAACGGTCCGACCGAGCGCCCACGCACCCCAACCTCAACCTGACCAAGCAGCCTTTGCCCTGGAGCGAGCAG TACAAAGGGAAGGCAAACTTGCACGTCTTCGAAGACTGGTGTGGAGGGGCCGTGAGGCACCTGAGGAAGAACCTCCATTTTCCGCTCTTTCCCCAT ACCCGCACCACTGTGAAGAAGCTGGCTGTGTCGCCCAAGTGGAAGAACTATGGGCTGAGGATTTTTGGCTACATCCACCCCTTCAAGGATG CGGATTTCCAGTTTTCTGTGGCATCAGATGACAATTCGGAATTCTGGCTCAGCTCTGACGACAGTCCGTCCAACTCCCGGCTGGCTGCGTTCGTGGGCAAG ctgGGCACCGAGTGGACGGCGCCGGGAGAGTTCACCAAATTCAGCTCACAAGTCTCCAAGCCTCTACG CCTCATGTCCTCCAGACGCTACTACTTCGAGCTGCTCCACAAGCAAGACGACCGAGGTTCAGACCACGTGGAAGTCGGT tGGCGAGTTTTCCTCCCCAGCCTGAAGTTCGAAGTGATCGActcctcctgcatctctctgtACACAG aTGAATCGTCCCTGAAGATGAACCACGTGGAGCACATCCCGCAGACCTTGGCCAGCCACAGCGGGAGCTACCTCTGGGAGGCTCAGCAGGATGAGCACGGGGCTGACATGCTGAAGCCTGACCCCAGGGACACCTTCTTCCTCA CCCCTTCGATCGAGGCCTCCCGAGTGGAGAACGTGCTGGTGCCCTGTGCCTACAGCCCCACCTACGTGGTGAAGGACTTCCCCATCGCCCGCTACCAGGGCCTGCAATTT GTCTACCTCTCGTTCGTGTACCCCAACGACTTCACGCGCCTCACTCACATGGAGACGGAGAACAAGTGCTTCTACAGGGAGTCCCCCCTCTACCTGGAGAA GTTTGGCTTCTATAAGTACATGAAGatggatgaagaggaggaggatccGCGCCAGCGAGCGTTTCTCTTCCTCAGCCCCGACA ATTTCctagaggatgaggaggaggaggaggaggaaggagtggacAGCCCTGAGCCCACAGACCCGCTTCCCGAGGCCAAGGAGAAGAGCTTTGGGCCGGTACCCGGAGCCAAAGGGAAAGAGACCCCGCCAGTCACGGGGGATTACGGCGACGACCTGGACTATTACAGCTTTCGCCGCAGGCAGGGCCAGGCCCGGGAGGAGACGAGCACGCCGGGGCAGCCGGCAAGATGGAGCCAGGCCAGCGCCAGCCCGGCGGCCGTCCCCAAGGACCTCCACGGCCAGGAGGACGCAGGCCCCACGCCGGAGCAGGTCCGTGGGCGGATGCTCAGTTGGTTGCCCCAGGATCCCGGCGAGGGCGAGGAGGAtgagctggggctgctggcgtCTTCAAAGCATGGCAGGGCTCTGAGCCTCCAGCCCCACCTCTCTGCTCCCATCTTTGGTGGCAAAGCCAGAACGCCGGGTCCCAGCAAGGCTGGAGCAGCCAGGGAGGACAAAAAGCCCCGGAAAGCCCAGGAGAAGGTCTACGTGACCAGGCTGCAGCCGGGGAAGCGCAAAGCCCCAGCCCAGGAgcctgtcttccctggcatcttCCTTTACCCAAAACCTCTGAAGAAAGTCCATCTTCGCTCCAGGACCCCTCAGAAGCATCCCATCGCCTCCAGCAAGCTCCGTGCCATCCCGGGCCGCCGGAGCCCCTGGTTCCTGAGCAACATCTCCAAGGAGAGGGACCCTGCCAGGCGGAAGAGCATGCGGGCAGGCGGCAGGAGGTGGGAACGTCCATCCAAGCCGGGGACGGAGCGGCGGGTGCTGCCCAGCCTCCTCTCCCTGGGCACCGAAGGGCTCTTCAGTAGGGAGACCCATGAGGACACgacccctgccccgggcaggacAGTGGCCACCACCGATTACAACTCCTCCGAGGCGACCCGCTCGGAGGGGACGCGGGTGACATCCTTTCTGAAGATGTCAGAAACGACGGCgtcccagcaggaggagggaaagggccaggaggaggaggaggaggaggaggaagaagaggtgtCGGACTACAGCTACGAGActggggagctgcagcagagctggctggaggaCTCCATCAACTGGCAGAGGACGTTCAGCGTCAGCTCGGTGGACTTCGAGCTCCTGCGCTCCGACTGGAACGACCTGCGCTGCAACGTGTCGGGCAACCTGCAGCTGAGCGAGAGCGAGGTGGTGGACGTGGTGGCGCAGTACATGGAGAAGCTCAACGAGAAGAATGGAGG CATCTACACCCTTCTGAGGATCGTCAACGTGGAGAAGCGTCGGGACACGGCCCGGGGGAACCGCTacctgctggagctggagctggcggAGCGGGGCCAGCGGACGGTGCGGCTCTCCGAGTACGTCTACGTCCTCTTGCACCAGGGCAAGCAGGACGACAGTGCCGAGGCCAACCCCGAAGGGCCAGCGCTGGGGGCCACCGAGCCCCAGCCGAGCGCCTGGAGCATCCTCTATGGAAAACCCATCCTGTGCCGGCCCCTGCGGCTCAGCTGGAAGCAGGACGTCATGGTGCACTTCGTGGTACCCG TGAAGAACCAAGCCCGCTGGGTCCAGCAGTTCATCTCAGACATGGCCCGCCTGTACGTGGCTACGAAGGACGCCAACTTCAATGTCATCCTGGTGGACTTTGACAGCGACGACATGGACGTGGAGAAAGCCCTGCGGGACGCCCAACTGCCCCG CTACCAGTACCTGCGGCGCACAGGGAACTTCGAGCGCTCGGCGGGGCTGCAGGCTGGCGTGGACACGGTGGAG GACGGGCACAGCATCGTGTTCCTCTGCGACCTGCACATCCATTTCCCCCCCAACATCCTGGACAGCATCCGGAAGCACTGCGTGGAGGGGAAGCTGGCCTACGCGCCCATCGTCATGCGGCTGAGCTGCGGCAGCTCCCCGCGGGAGCCCAACG GCTACTGGGAGGTGAACGGCTTCGGCCTCTTCGGCATCTACAAGTCGGACTTCGACCGCGTGGGAGGGATGAACACGGAGGAGTTCAGAGACCGCTGGGGCGGGGAGGACTGGGAGCTCCTGGACAG GGTCCTTCAGAGCGGGCTGGAGGTGGAGCGCTTGCGTCTCAGGAACTTTTACCATTACTACCACTCCAAGCGCGGCATGTGGAACGCCCGCAGCAAGAAGCCACCCAAGGACTAG